A genome region from Setaria italica strain Yugu1 chromosome III, Setaria_italica_v2.0, whole genome shotgun sequence includes the following:
- the LOC101782393 gene encoding putative mediator of RNA polymerase II transcription subunit 26 → MDDGGNPTPPPSTSTSTAAAAAAAAAQHQQLQRQLFLMQQQAQAQSHPQQLSQQAMSRFPSNIDAHLRPLGPLRFHQPQQQQPQPQPSQPPHSQGPSQSPSQGAPQQASPHHQQHQHQQQQQAAAQAQAQAQAARVRSPEMEMALQDAMRVCNPDIKTPFQSIEDAVNRLLPYHVVADYEAEEDDRILDSDATGQIPSRLQQWDHNILVKIAEFTTTFEKQVLAYNIMTKKRAIGEFRSEERLMLEQALLQEEKQAMLGLRAEMESREKAGREAAEAKMRMAMEHARAEAQAHSEMMNHGPIRGSAVASQGEDGPSRGMEQEHAEDGWGNAQRDDEDPSEDFLNDENEPENGNSDGQEDWRRSGELDLNSR, encoded by the exons atggacGACGGAGGGAACCCCACCCCTccgccctccacctccacctccaccgccgcggccgcggccgccgccgccgcgcagcacCAGCAGCTCCAGCGCCAGCTCTTCCTGATGCAACAGCAGGCGCAGGCGCAGTCCCACCCGCAGCAGCTGTCACAGCAGGCCATGTCCCGCTTCCCCTCCAACatcgacgcccacctccgcccccTCGGCCCGCTCCGCTTCCACCagccccagcagcagcagccgcagccccAGCCGTCCCAGCCGCCCCACTCCCAGGGGCCCTCTCAGTCGCCATCGCAGGGGGCGCCGCAGCAGGCGTCGCCCCATcaccagcagcatcagcatcagcagcagcagcaggcggccgCGCAGGCGCAGGCACAGGCGCAGGCGGCCAGGGTCCGGAGCCCCGAGATGGAGATGGCGCTGCAGGACGCCATGCGGGTGTGCAACCCGGACATCAAGACCCCCTTCCAGTCCATCGAGGACGCCGTCAACAG GTTATTGCCTTACCATGTTGTTGCGGACTAtgaggctgaagaagatgacaGAATCCTTGACAGTGATGCAACTGGCCAGATTCCTTCTCGCCTGCAGCAATGGGACCATAACATTCTGGTGAAGATTGCCGAGTTCACCACAACGTTTGAGAAACAAGTTTTGGCATACAACATAATGACCAAGAAAAGGGCCATCGGTGAGTTCAGATCAGAGGAACGGCTCATGCTGGAGCAAGCCTTGTTACAGGAGGAAAAACAGGCTATGCTGGGACTGAGAGCGGAGATGGAATCGAGGGAGAAAGCCGGTCGCGAGGCAGCCGAAGCTAAGATGCGCATGGCAATGGAGCATGCTCGGGCTGAGGCCCAAGCACACTCTGAGATGATGAATCATGGCCCCATTCGGGGCAGTGCTGTGGCTTCACAAGGGGAGGATGGCCCTAGTCGTGGCATGGAACAAGAACACGCTGAAGATGGGTGGGGAAATGCTCAGCGCGATGATGAAGATCCATCTGAGGATTTCCTCAACGATGAGAACGAACCCGAGAATGGGAACTCAGATGGGCAAGAGGACTGGCGCAGATCTGGGGAGCTTGATCTGAACTCTAGGTAA